The following proteins are encoded in a genomic region of Limanda limanda chromosome 22, fLimLim1.1, whole genome shotgun sequence:
- the LOC132996322 gene encoding homeobox and leucine zipper protein Homez-like, translating to MLLTGVDTMEGGLPWLRQNTPGAGGVTQGIKVAPVPFNMNQNRAVVLPLLSENQMLVWVHLNQIDLQLDSVAELDKAFDVFPYLTQKETAVLARRCSLHPDQVKEWFMAQRLRYGISWDYEDIQEVQRKFSQGKIRGKKEVQTQTTQNRMHEEVKEETSEKKEQKRGVKESGRKKEGKVPESSKLGQDGRAVERLKRKIMQELQKNKEEDSEVETLVEVREKTPKRRKRNAVPNKIEETKEDDDGFAERDREGESETKSLTREKRATLRLAFSDCQYPNACDYERLMRTICIPRQTLVQWFSDTRYYVKKVRPGWMKKEQHSKALANIRHRQRSR from the coding sequence ATGCTGTTGACAGGAGTCGATACCATGGAGGGAGGGCTTCCCTGGCTCAGACAGAACACacctggtgctggtggtgtgaCACAAGGAATAAAGGTCGCCCCGGTGCCTTTCAACATGAACCAAAACCGAGCAGTGGTCCTGCCCCTGCTCTCTGAGAATCAGATGCTTGTGTGGGTGCACCTGAACCAGATCGACCTACAGCTGGACAGTGTAGCAGAGCTCGACAAGGCCTTCGACGTCTTCCCGTATCTGACACAGAAAGAAACCGCTGTGCTGGCGCGGCGCTGCTCCCTGCACCCAGACCAGGTGAAGGAGTGGTTCATGGCACAGAGGCTCCGCTACGGCATTAGCTGGGACTACGAAGACATCCAAGAGGTTCAAAGGAAGTTCAGTCAGGGAAAGATTCGGGGAAAGAAAGAGGTGCAAACCCAAACTACCCAAAACAGGATGCATGAGGAGGTAAAagaggagacaagtgagaagAAGGAACAGAAGAGAGGGGTAAAAGAATCTggaaggaagaaggagggaAAGGTCCCGGAGAGCTCAAAACTGGGACAAGATGGGAGGGCTGTTGAGCGACTGAAGAGGAAAATTATGCAGGAGCTACAAAAGAACAAAGAGGAGGATAGTGAGGTGGAAACTCTTGTGGAGGTCAGAGAGAAAACTCCGAAAAGGCGCAAAAGGAACGCCGTGCCCAACAAGATAGAAGAGACGAAGGAAGACGATGACGGTTTcgcggagagagacagagagggcgAGTCAGAGACGAAATCTTTAACCAGAGAGAAGAGGGCGACGCTGCGGTTGGCTTTCTCCGACTGCCAGTATCCAAACGCATGTGACTACGAACGCCTGATGAGGACGATCTGCATCCCTCGGCAAACGTTGGTGCAGTGGTTCAGCGACACACGCTACTACGTAAAGAAGGTTAGGCCAGGCTGGATGAAGAAGGAGCAGCACAGCAAGGCGCTGGCCAACATCAGGCACCGGCAAAGGAGCCGCTGA
- the LOC133028771 gene encoding lipid transferase CIDEB-like, producing MLHNNHAVGSDNNTSSRMEGTSSFIKSVTKRVWSPTQRPFRVCCHNRATRKGITAGTLEELKERVYQALLLSLSAVSLSLVCEEDGTEVDTDEFLTTLPDNTMLMALEPGQTWKSQTGAVVPKSHDNNKPRNGKDIARVTFDLYKMSPKDMFGSLSVKATFQGLYSVSADFQCLGPKKILREALRVASGLLHAAGHLLITSASMIRRIIEGAEFWQPQRTEYTASWN from the exons ATGCTACACAACAATCACGCTGTGGGGAGCGACAACAACACATCGAGCAGAATGGAAGGCACATCCTCCTTCATCAA GTCAGTGACCAAGCGAGTGTGGTCCCCGACGCAGAGACCCTTCAGAGTGTGTTGTCACAACAGGGCGACGAGGAAGGGCATCACAGCTGGGaccctggaggagctgaaagaACGG GTGTACCAGGCGCTGCTGCTGTCCCTCTCTGCAGTGTCTCTGTCCCTGGTGTGTGAGGAGGACGGCACAGAGGTGGACACCGACGAGTTCCTCACAACGCTGCCCGACAACACGATGCTCATGGCCCTGGAGCCCGGACAGACCTGGAAATCCCAGACA GGTGCAGTCGTGCCCAAATCTCACGACAACAACAAGCCTCGGAACGGGAAAGACATAGCGCgtgtcacctttgacctttacaAGATGAGCCCTAAGGACATGTTTGGCTCCCTGAGCGTGAAGGCTACGTTTCAGGGGCTGTACTCTGTGAGCGCCGACTTCCAGTGTCTGGGGCCCAAGAAGATCCTCAG AGAAGCCCTGCGTGTGGCCTCCGGCCTCCTCCACGCCGCCGGACACCTGCTCATCACGTCCGCTTCAATGATCCGCCGCATCATCGAAGGCGCCGAGTTCTGGCAGCCGCAGCGGACAGAGTACACGGCCAGCTGGAACTGA